The following are from one region of the Pleurodeles waltl isolate 20211129_DDA chromosome 4_1, aPleWal1.hap1.20221129, whole genome shotgun sequence genome:
- the LOC138287343 gene encoding oocyte zinc finger protein XlCOF6-like — protein MLAHQETQSCDVDKYILHPQTLIKKEKSYTFSEGFSFSSLIKLHQQTHTGEKPFKCSECEKSFRQLSNLQRHQRTHTGEKPFRCSECEKSFSQLSNLQCHQRTHTGEKPFRCSECTSSFCQSSALKKHQRTHTGEKPYDCNECGSSFSESSTLRKHQRTHTGEKPFKCSECVKSFSHVSNLQKHQRTHTEEKPYHCNECGSSFSDSSTLRNHQRTHTGEKPFKCSECAKCFCKLSNLKTHLRTHTGEKPYHCNECGSSFSSSSYIRIHQRTHTGEKPYDCNECGSSFSHSSTLRIHQRAHTGKNIQVQ, from the coding sequence ATGTTGGCCCATCAGGAAACACAGTCATGTGATGTAGATAAATATATACTCCACCCACAGACACTAATCAAGAAAGAAAAATCATACACATTTAGTGAGGGCTTTAGTTTCTCATCTCTAATAAAGCTccatcaacaaacacacacaggagaaaaaccattcaagtgcagtgaatgtgagaAGAGCTTTAGACAGTTATCAAACCTACAGaggcatcagcgaacacacactggggaaaaaccatttaGGTGCAGTGAATGTGAGAAAAGTTTTAGTCAGTTATCAAACCTACAATGtcatcaacgaacacacacaggggaaaaaccatttagGTGCAGTGAATGCACAAGTAGTTTTTGTCAGTCCTCAGCATTAAAgaaacatcagcgaacacacacaggggaaaaaccatatgaTTGTaatgaatgtggaagtagttttagtgaatcttcaacattaaggaaacaccaacgaacacacacaggggaaaaaccattcaagtgcagtgaatgtgtgaagagctttagtcacgtatcaaatcttcaaaaacatcagcgaacgcacacagaggaaaaaccataccattgcaatgaatgtggaagtagttttagtgattCCTCAACTCTTAGgaatcatcagcgaacacacacaggggaaaaaccattcaagtgcagtgaatgtgcaaaGTGCTTTTGTAAATTATCAAACCTCAAAACACATctgcgaacacacactggggaaaaaccataccattgcaatgaatgtggaagtagttttagtagttccTCATATATTAGGATtcatcaacgaacacacacaggggaaaaaccatatgattgcaatgaatgtggaagtagttttagtcaTTCCTCaacattaaggattcatcagcgaGCACACACGGGAAAaaacattcaagtgcagtga